In Sphingomonas crocodyli, a genomic segment contains:
- the ppc gene encoding phosphoenolpyruvate carboxylase — protein MSSAPPITQNPDIRFLGRLLGDVIKAYGGETLFRRIEYIRSASVDRARGIVDAHSIDSGLDALTLDDTLSFVRGFMLFSMLANLAEDRQGVAAEPGADVASALARLEQEGISRSEVLDLLNRSLIAPVLTAHPTEVRRKSMIDHRNHIAELMALKDIGRTETVDGDLIDQAIYRQIALLWQTRPLRRERLYVADEVETALAYLRDVFLPTLPALYSRWQRALGHRPASFLRPGTWIGGDRDGNPFVTADSLRLALSRGAEAVLGHYLRQLHALGAELSISTELAEVTWEVEKLAEASGDKSSTRSDEPYRRAISGIYSRLAKTYQALAGRPPERLPRYEADGDAYATPGELKADLVELSHALNRTGAGSLSSGGALGRLIRAVETFGFHLATLDLRQNSDVHERVVADLLKVAGVEADYMALDEKARVALLRSELQSKRLLRTPFGGYDEETLSELAIVEAAAEAHRLYGPEAITTYIISKASTVSDMLEVNILLKEAGLYVPGEPPQAAVMVVPLFETIGDLENAPEVMTDWFGLPEVAAVTTARGHQEVMVGYSDSNKDGGYLTSVWSLHEASSALKSVFADAGAAMQLFHGRGGSVGRGGGSSFAAIRAQPPGTVQGRIRITEQGEVIAAKYGTRESAMVNLEAVTSATLLASLEKPLLKPDEATKFGAAMADLSGAAFKAFRGLVYETEGFRTFFRQMTPIAEIADLKIGSRPASRTKSDRIEDLRAIPWVFSWAQARVMLPGWYGVGQALKNHEDMGLLREMLEAWPFFQSTLANLEMVLAKSDMDLAERYAELVEDKALGKAIFGRIRDGWQMTHDSLLSVTRQTRLLQKNPALDQSIRLRLPYIEPLNLLQIELLKRHRAGEDDPRVREGIQLSINAIATALRNSG, from the coding sequence ATGTCCAGTGCACCCCCGATCACCCAGAACCCCGACATCCGCTTCCTTGGCCGCCTGCTTGGCGACGTGATCAAGGCCTATGGGGGCGAAACCTTGTTCCGGCGGATCGAATATATCCGTTCCGCGTCGGTCGATCGCGCACGCGGGATCGTCGACGCGCACAGCATCGACAGCGGGCTGGATGCGCTGACGCTCGACGACACGCTCTCCTTCGTGCGCGGCTTCATGCTGTTCTCGATGCTCGCCAACCTGGCCGAGGATCGGCAGGGCGTGGCGGCCGAACCGGGGGCCGATGTCGCCTCCGCACTCGCAAGGCTCGAGCAGGAGGGGATTTCGCGATCCGAAGTGCTCGATCTGCTCAACCGATCGCTGATCGCCCCCGTGCTCACCGCGCACCCGACCGAGGTGCGGCGCAAGAGCATGATCGATCATCGCAACCATATCGCCGAACTGATGGCGCTGAAGGATATCGGCCGGACCGAGACGGTCGACGGCGACCTGATCGATCAGGCGATCTACCGTCAGATCGCCTTGCTGTGGCAGACGCGCCCGCTGCGCCGCGAGCGGCTCTATGTCGCCGACGAGGTCGAGACCGCGCTCGCCTATCTGCGCGACGTGTTCCTGCCCACTTTGCCCGCGCTCTATTCGCGCTGGCAGCGCGCGCTGGGGCATCGCCCGGCGAGCTTCCTGCGCCCCGGCACCTGGATCGGCGGCGATCGCGACGGCAATCCGTTCGTGACCGCGGATTCGCTGCGCCTGGCGCTGTCGCGCGGGGCGGAGGCGGTGCTGGGCCATTATCTGCGCCAGTTGCACGCGCTGGGCGCCGAACTGTCGATCTCGACCGAACTGGCCGAGGTGACGTGGGAGGTCGAAAAGCTGGCCGAGGCATCGGGCGACAAGAGCTCGACCCGCAGCGACGAGCCCTATCGCCGCGCGATCAGCGGCATCTATTCGCGCCTCGCCAAGACCTATCAGGCGCTGGCCGGGCGCCCGCCCGAGCGGCTGCCGCGCTATGAGGCCGATGGCGATGCCTATGCGACGCCCGGCGAACTCAAGGCCGATCTGGTCGAGCTGAGCCATGCGCTCAACCGCACCGGCGCGGGTTCGCTGTCGAGTGGCGGTGCACTCGGCCGGCTGATCCGTGCGGTCGAGACCTTCGGCTTCCACCTCGCCACGCTCGACCTGCGCCAGAATTCGGACGTGCACGAACGCGTCGTCGCCGATCTGCTCAAGGTCGCGGGGGTCGAGGCCGATTATATGGCGCTCGACGAAAAAGCGCGCGTCGCGCTGCTGCGATCCGAATTGCAGAGCAAGCGGCTGCTGCGCACGCCCTTCGGCGGCTATGACGAGGAGACCCTGTCCGAACTCGCGATCGTCGAGGCGGCGGCCGAGGCGCATCGGCTTTACGGGCCAGAGGCGATCACCACCTACATCATCTCCAAGGCATCGACCGTGTCGGACATGCTGGAGGTCAACATCCTTTTGAAGGAAGCCGGCCTCTACGTTCCCGGCGAGCCGCCGCAGGCCGCGGTGATGGTGGTGCCTTTGTTCGAAACGATCGGCGATCTGGAGAACGCGCCCGAGGTGATGACCGACTGGTTCGGCCTGCCCGAAGTCGCGGCCGTCACGACTGCGCGCGGCCATCAGGAGGTGATGGTCGGCTATTCGGACTCGAACAAGGACGGCGGCTATCTGACGTCGGTGTGGAGCCTGCACGAGGCGTCGAGCGCGCTCAAATCGGTGTTCGCCGATGCGGGCGCGGCGATGCAGCTGTTCCACGGCCGGGGCGGTTCGGTGGGTCGCGGCGGCGGATCGAGCTTTGCCGCGATCCGCGCGCAGCCGCCGGGCACGGTGCAGGGCCGCATCCGCATCACCGAACAGGGCGAGGTGATCGCCGCCAAATATGGCACGCGCGAGAGCGCGATGGTCAATCTGGAGGCGGTGACATCGGCCACCCTGCTCGCCAGCCTCGAAAAGCCTTTGCTCAAGCCCGACGAGGCGACGAAGTTCGGCGCGGCGATGGCGGATCTTTCGGGCGCCGCGTTCAAGGCGTTTCGCGGCCTCGTCTATGAGACCGAGGGTTTCCGCACCTTCTTCCGCCAGATGACCCCGATCGCCGAGATCGCCGACCTGAAGATCGGTTCGCGCCCAGCCAGCCGCACGAAGAGCGACCGGATCGAGGATCTGCGCGCGATCCCGTGGGTGTTCAGCTGGGCGCAGGCGCGCGTGATGCTGCCGGGCTGGTATGGCGTGGGGCAGGCGCTGAAGAACCACGAGGATATGGGCCTGCTGCGCGAGATGCTGGAGGCGTGGCCCTTCTTCCAATCGACGCTGGCCAATCTGGAGATGGTGCTGGCCAAGTCCGACATGGACCTGGCCGAACGCTATGCCGAGCTGGTCGAGGACAAGGCGCTGGGCAAGGCGATCTTCGGCCGCATCCGCGACGGATGGCAGATGACGCATGACAGCCTGTTGTCGGTGACGCGCCAGACCCGGCTGTTGCAGAAGAATCCCGCGCTCGATCAGTCGATCCGGCTGCGCCTGCCCTATATCGAGCCGCTGAACCTGTTGCAGATCGAATTGTTGAAGCGCCATCGCGCGGGCGAGGACGATCCGCGCGTGCGCGAGGGCATCCAGCTGTCGATCAACGCGATCGCGACCGCGCTGCGCAACAGCGGCTGA